ccagagaaatctacgcatttccactaccctctcaatcctaagaaaatacgagcagaaggctctatgcacaaagatactacttagcaggggagtgacaggcaagacttttaccgacaagggaaaaaaaaacaaacaaacaaacaaatcccacccactttccgactgggattgccatactatTTCTAAGAACGCTTTGTGCTATAAAACCCCTGAGATAGGCAACAGAGAAACTGAACAGACGAACATCGCGAAGGGAAGTACCACGTGGTCTTCAATGGCGGTCAAGTTTTATTTTGCTCCCGTTTTTCCACTCCTGTTTGCCACCCTTTTTCATTCTTGGTAAAAGGAAGGAACGGACACGTCTTGTTCCAGTTTGCTGTGAATCTGAATTTTCTCTAAGGAGAGATCAATTCCAAAAATTTCTCGATGCTGGTATATGTTTGCCAATTTCATAGCGTTCACTGGAATCAAAGCTTGCGATGATCGCTCAAAACAAAATTGGCATCCGGTTGGCGGCCGCCTCTAAAAGCGTGCACGATCTAAAGGCGTGAAAAGAAACAGACCCGCAGTCCAAACTACAAGCGCGGATCTTTAGTTGACAAACGTTTCACAGTTTGAAGTGGTAAATTTTTTTGCCAAACTGAAAAGGTTTACGGTTGAAACTAACGCTTACCTCCCTCcggaattaaaattaattacgaacattaaaaaatggtttcatagtttcaatTCTGCTTGACATGACCGGAAAAGCGGCAAAAGCACCCACTTCATCTTGAAAGGAAACGCCAGTCTCCTTGGCTCGGTACATTTCGTATTTAATTAAttgcgaagtcactgattcgtTTATGTATGTAGACGAACATTTTGCAGTTAACTAACTGCAAAGTCCTTCGCTTCTGTAATATGTATAGAGAGACATTTTTGCTAAATTTCATTTGTCTCTTTAGAGTGACATAAATGAAACTTTGCAATTGTAAAATCTCTCGCTCGCAAGTACCAAGCTTGAAATGTAGAAAGTAAGAGGGAAAATTTACAATCACAAGATTTACGAACATATGTAAATTGCTACTATTTAAGTGACATTGTAAAATAAACGAGATCTTCTAAAATATCCAAACTATCATTCACGTCTTAACCAATAAAAAAGTATACAGTTTTGCACAGCTTGACAGGtacagtatggggcccagttctcggccacaaaaaaattaaaacttgtatttcttaccttggaataaccgtaaggacttgaaatttcaaagacaactagcttcagggttcagtttacacatgtaaagctatCGACTGCTCCACGCTGTTTTCTCCTgagtaataacgaaaatggacgcgtcgttcgtgggcccagttatcggccagcgcgcccagttctcggccacaaaagagTGCGCTTTATTCCTCAGAATAAACAAcgctttatcaccaatttttgttgttaagtcactaataaggcttgtgtttgatatttcgtccacaaagtatccttaacgggctttgtttcatgttagaaaAGGAAGTTTTTTGCTCACCTGGTTTTTCTCTTAATTGCTCCATGGCAAGCGAGGCTAAAAAAGAGTTGGGTATTTCAAAACGGGGTCGGGTAAGTCAGAACTCATAGTTTTAATTCATTTCTACTGTCAAAACATGCCACCccattacagctttacttttacaaatgatttgacCAGAAAACTATGAGCGCTTTTAGTGTTGTCGACGGCTAGCAGCGTGGTCGAGAATAGGCAAATACGCAAAAGTACTAAGGACATATTGAGGGGTGAATTTAggtcaaagaataaaataggcCAGAAAAAGTTTATATTAAACAGAAAGCTTTATCACTCTACGTTCTATTGGCTCATTTGGGCCTCCTATACGGATAAAATATaaacttgaattagaccatgtaattcgaatagccgtaaacaaacacgttttcgtggaaaccaaattcacctaccttcgtgtcacctcgacttgctcacagtatatagtagctgtaaactcaaaactcaGCAGGACGAAAAAAAAGGAATCAAGCTACCTTTGGaagcaattgctttttattcagattTATTTGTGGCGCACAAAataaacattgaacaaaaaagtggccgagaactgggcccctttATAATTAGTTACTGTATCTGtcataaagtgaaataaaactGCTGTAACTCGTAACTGGCCATTGCTTCTGAGGGAATTTCGTACCACAACCAAATGGTTAAACCCTGTgaaatcatcaacttagccCGATTATTTTGAACGCAAAATTCAGACAAGAGGCATtgttgcgtttgcgtttgcaccagTGTTTTTACGGGAAAAAAGAGAGACGCAgcttgtttaaagaaatttaaacgaaACCAATTAACTTCTTGACGTTACAAATTTTCTcattaaatatttctttgtaCGCTTGCTATTCCTCAGTGATTTCCTCTTCTGTTGCTTTGCAAATGCACggttacttaacaattattccataagcgcgcgttggatatgagatggtaaatagccaacgaggcgcgtagcgccgagttggctataaccagtctcatatccaacaagcgcgaatggaataattgttttattaaattccttcaactccaaaaatttggaagtacgaaatacgagcggaaaaagcgagcaaatccgagcgaaatcgaaaaaaaatttgatgagaactgatacgatgttgtgtaataccttgttgtcagacagacgcaggctcatcacaaaaacatttcttgcttcTAAACTTCGGAATttatccaaactttccacaaaaaacgtttttttttctcctttttgtctttattcaaagagaaattttgcattccgacgaaaacatttttagtttagcaacgcttaacgcaatcatttaccatataaggtcaaaccaaggtatatgagctgataaccgagattgagtgaaccaatcagagcacgcgaaatgcattatccgaggttgagaatttaataaatgtaCATATCCAAGCAAGCGAATTTCGAGCATTTTTTTTGCTATCTTAGCTCTCAGTGATAGGTTAGTGTTGAATCGATATTGGCGATGTTATAAGCGGCTCAATCGAAgtgtaaaaaatgcatgcatttaGAGAAAATTGTCCTTTTCAGTTAtacctctactaactatgccaCAAAAGTTGATTAAACAGAGAGTAATCATATTTGCAGCTGCAGCGACACTAGAAAAAAAACAGTTGCGTTGTACTTTGAACCATCCCCAGCGTACAGTAAAATACCATGATCGtaacaaaaaaaatggaacaattcTACATACCCGTTCACTGACAAGGGTACTTAAATAGACTGCCACCATGGTCCTTAGTTGATGAATGAGAATAAGGAGAAAGAGTGAGATGGACCACTACCGCGGTGCGCAGCCATTTATGGATGAATAAGAATCGATTTTTACCCGGGATATCTGTCTGCCAGATCTGCGCGTGGCTTAAGGAACGAGCAATATATTTTGGAGAGGTTGTTCTCAATTTCAAAGTTTTATGTTAATTCACATTAGGGTTTGGGTAGTTGTACGAAAAACCATGGAGCTCGGTAGCAGAATTttaatcaactccattctcaacGTCTCTCTTTCTTATCTTAAAGTGCCGGTGGCAGAACTTTGACAAAACCCCGAAAGGTAAACCGGTACTTATTCAAGAAACGATGGCGATTTGTTTAAGGAGACACAACGATAGGTAATTCAAtatacaaaatttaaacattAACAGTTCCATGCGAAATTTTAGCCCACGGTACCTTTCTCGCTTTGTGTCCTTGATGTTGTCCAAAACGGCGGTAGCCTAAAATCCGTTCTATAAACACTGAATTGAACTGCAAAAGACggaattaaaatcaaattttgcgATCATTCCATAAGGACTTTTCCATAATCTGATCAAAATAAATTCTACGAAACATCCTGCTTACCTTATTGTGGTCCTTTTACGATTTCAGATACAAAAAACCTATGCATCACTCTCTGATCCGGGCGAACTACTTGCTATAGGACTGCTGGAACAGCCAAGCAAGGGTACAATACAGCGTGCGCAATTTGATAGGGAATATTAAGGGATGAGAACAGACGGTTGTCATCCAACCGCACCCATTCGTGACGACAGGCAACATTGTGTACCCGGTACACTGGAAAAAAACTGAGTGGAGTGGGGCGTTGGAATTATATTTAAACAAGAAGAGTCTTTGTTTGATTGGTAAAATTGTTTTTCTTGACAATTTTCCTCCGCCGTAAATCTTAGGCAACCGCCTCCCCCCGCAAGATTAGATTGAACCCCCCACAgccttccctgctagcagaggtctctcacggcGAGGCAAAAATGAGAGGGCCCGCCTCTTTGAAGGAGAACATTGCGTGACGAGATCTTGATTGATAGAAGCCAGAAACTAAAAGGAAATCTCCTATCATTCCTCTGTCCAACTAATTACATGCTTGAGCTAAAAGAACTTTACGCCAGTGGAGAAAGTGAACAATGTCTTAGCCAGGAAAAGAATCTGAGCTCTTTTTAGCCAGCCAGGTAAAACGTTTATCATGTCTCAGTGAGCCAGAAGCGGTTTGTGTCaacatagttactaactatggtGTCAAAGACCAGCCAGCTCACTCTTGAGATTTTTTTTCAGCCAGCCAGCTCGAAAACAGgtttcgttgggtactcctgaatggtcagggaaatggaaaaaatgtgttttcactcacctccgaacacAGGATCGTATAAAATAGTCGCGCACGttatgcaagtttgtctaatgacatcatcacacatcaaaacacgcggGTTCATTGGTTCTTGAAATCACACGATAAGCGGCATTTGTTCCCTGTCCTTATTGAGCGCTCGAAATTTTTTCTGCATACACCGTGATCTCGCGCTTCGGCTCTGTAAGGCTGCCGACTCGTCAGCCTCGCGTGTTTGCTTGGCTTACTCGTTGGCAATAATGTAGCAACCCCCAAGTCTACTTCTCTGTCCTATTATGGCTCTGTAAGTTCTTATTCAATTAACCTTATATAGGTTAAGACATATACAAGGCCGTTTACACCACAGAAAAAATTGGATCCGGTCCCctcaaaaaagcggtacggacccataacttttgtaaagaaacactccagcgtttctttacaaaagttatgggtcCATACCGCTTTTTTGAGgggtccggacccaaatttttctgtcgtgtaaacgacCTTTTAAActtggggactcggggacgtcaGGGACGTCAGGATGTGGGACTTGGGGACTTTGGGACGTAGGGAATTGGAGATGttgggactcggggacgtggcgAAGCATTTTTACCATTCATTcaacttttcatcatatttcacaaaatcctCGTCTTTTGTCGTAACTGCGTTGTACCCCAGTTTTACGTTCCTCGTTTGTACAATGTGAAACAAAGGTATAGTGAATATATATAGTATGGTTTATTACTCGTCTtcataaaaaggtgactttcattatactactatcaagttacaCAGTGGAATAATTTAGGAAATACGAGGGGAGAaatcaagtttatttatttgacATAGGCGACATCAACCAaacgttggtatgaccatttctcagatcattttacaattccccAAGTATATCGAAGCTTGAATTTCAATAATTGGACAACCTCAAGCAAAGATTGAAAGTACTAACTTCCATTTTCTGCATCCTAACCTTTTTGTTTCACTCGTAGTTGTCTGTGTCACTTAACATGCCTTGACTAATGATgtcataacgcttgtttttgaCATTAGGGAACGTCTATCCTAAGAAAGTCCGTCAAATTTCTGCCATTAGCGTATAATTATACCTATGTTGCATCTATGGACACTTTTCTGACTTTACCGTTTCCGTCAAGATGGGGATATGATTCCAGGTAAAAGACAGAATAATAAAGCATCGATAGGAGTACTAGAGCAAGGAACAAAACACGttgatataagatgacttttccatcctTGTTTCCGATAAAAGATTTAAATTagccgttaaaaaaaaaattcacgtgaCACATTGCACATGAAAGAGCGAGTAGAAAGCTAAGTATGTAGATTTTAAGTTAATGTCGAGGGGATAAATGTTTCATTTACGAGCTTGGTCAAGCCCTAACACACTCGGGTGGGTTGTTCAAAAgacgattaacgctaatcctagattatAAATTAATCAAGGATTTTATTTCTCTACCCCCCAaagctgttcaacgctgatattctgcaaaactttacattagaagaagtcaaactttgttaaacaaaaataagcaaaagaaactgtcaccaaaaagttgaaaacatgagacaaaagtttacgctaacgCTGGATTAAATTATTCGGCTTTCGAACACCGGGTATTGGAATCAAGCCGACAATATCAAAGGTAACAACCCGAAAATTTcatcaaaggtaacaaattaaacaaacgCCTGGAAAGATGCAGCCACACTGCCGCCAACAATTGCAACGACATTGGCACGATATGCAAACATCAATTACAGAGAAGAAATAATAAGGCTCAAGTATTTGTGCAACAATTATAACAACGTTAACAACAAACGCTGCAACGTGAAATTTCAGCTACAGTGTCAGAGCAATGAGCCATTAggtcttttgctttgtttcacagTCGAGCTTTGTGACGGGTGGCAAGAAGTacttttcgagaatccaatttttgaatttcgggTGTGTATTTAGCTGGTACTTGAAAAGCATACAGATGATcgtttttgcaaaataacataGGCAATCAACTTCCTTCTTACGTTAGGATGttctcccatttctgaaattctatacTTCTAAAATGCGTTGCCGCATCCCGGAATCCCGACGTCCCCGAGTCTCCAAGTCCCCTTGTCCCCACGTCCCCTCGTTCCCGAGTACCCTCGTCCCCGAGTACCctcgtccccacgtccccacgtcccaagtcTCCAATTCCTCTAGTCCTTAAGTCCCTTGTCCCCGAGTCCCCGTCCTACTTTTCGACACAGCCAAATTTGTGTGTGACCAGCAACTTCAAAGTTTGCTGCCAAAggtcaaaatattttcatttttattatgCATGAAATACTTTTGTTATATTGAATTGTTTGGAAATTAAATGATTTTTCGTGTTCAAAGAACAACGCAGTTGGTAAAAAAGACTGAACTGTTTTAAAGGCGGCACAATGATTTGTCTATGCACACAAGGCTGTCAAACGCTTCAATCATTCAGCGCCTCTCTTCATTTTTTGCTCGGTCAAAACATCGAAAAGaaccccacggaaacgcttgctgtGCAGGGTGGGGTacagggatggcgtagtggtgagagcactcgtctcccaccaatttGGCTCGGGTTCGTCAATAAGCGAACTGACTGCGTACGCAacagttttcttcttcttcttcttcttttcttcttcttcttcttcttcttcaaacatgaaaaatgaaaagTCCTGGGGCTgagtaatctaaattgacgataacagtcaatcTAGAAAAAAtcaggaattgtcgataatcgtcatttcagaggtagaggacatGTTGAACAGAAAGAGAACGTCAGTTGACGAAGGGAGAGCTCGCAGAATAGTTTGGATTCTACTCtaatatgacctaatatggGTATTTTTGCCGTGCGCGCCATCGTCAACTGATATTCACGTTCTGTTTctaaatcaggctattgtgCAATAATGTATTTCTCATGGGTACAAGGGACGTTGCTATGCTTGGCATTCGCACTTTTAGCTATTTATACCACCCTTTTGGCCTGTGACATTCACTTGAAGCCAATCAGCCATCTACGTTGCTTGGCTAGGGGAAGTTTTAACTTCTTCTTTggtgttgtttacatttttacgACCTCTGAACTCCGGTGGTCGTTTTAGGTGATTTTGCATTAGTTTGGAGAGTAAGTTTCCAGTTTTTTAACATAGaaggagtttttttttaactggttTTGCGATAGTTTACTGCATTGTATAATAAGAGTCCTCTTGGCTAATATGTTCTTGCGTAGACCTCAATATTGGCTCCCTCCTAATGTCTCTAGTGTCAATATGGgaaatgttttctattcggcTGAGCGCAGCGATAGGAATTGTCACAGACTGGTAAAgaattgttgtcagttttcatgtttgaagaagaatCAAAGACCGTTGCGCACGCAGTCAATTCGCTTATTGACGACAATTCAtcacatcgtatctttcataactccgcttcggaatctgtaatcagctctgaaaaaaaaaaaatttacaatgaATGCAAAATTCTCGAGCGCTCATTGGctcatttttattgtcaataaccGGACAGACACACAAATTTATAATTCAGGCGAAATTGACGCGATATTGGTGGCGTCAGCTTGAAGAAAATTGAAgattctcgcatttttgtctcgcgttcttctggtgtttttacttattttgatccctctgcctttttgttattgtaaaaagcaaattgatgtcagtttttcatacgtctgtcctgttattgacaatgaatttcgtccgataacattgtcaaagtagtctgcggatccacgaggtaatagccgagtggatccacagctactttgacaatgttatgacgaaattcatgatcaataacaggacagacgcatgaaaaactgacatcaatttgttcaTTCGATGAGTTTCAATAAATGAAGAGACGACTACTGTACACGtcacaagagagaaaggcacagaattgGAGTTCTCCTCTCCTCAGTACGTTGTCTGGTGACCGTGTACATTTGGTGGAAATTTGGTAATTGATCCAGTCCGAGTTTTCCCAATCCGATCCGGTGCGATCCAGATTTTGCCAAAGGCCCAgcaaatgtttttaaaagtcTCATCCACTAAGTGGAATACAGCAAGTTCTACTTTGGTTGGGACATAGAAGAGAATCCTGGTCCATATTCTATAGATTCACTCTGCAGTAAAACTATTCGTGCTCCTTATTGTCAAGGGCATGTTGAAGTGTTTGGGTTCGATACGGGTAGTCAGTGTGTGTAGCAATGTCGTTTTTTGCTGTCATATTTAGTTAATATAAGCAGTCGATAAGTTCCCCAACAGACTTGGTGGATGCAAGGAATGTAGAAAATGCGTTGGACACTGGTTTATCAAGACTATCAAGGCATACGCATCTtatgttaacagaattaccaACAGATCTAGAAGTCAGTTTTCAACACCACTTGAAAACCTTGACCACTTGATTGAGTACAATCCAAGGCAGTTACAGTGGGAGTGGCAGTGTCCATGGAAGTTCTGCAATAGGTTTTGCTTATTGTACCTCCTTGCCGAATGCTTTTCAAGATTTGGGCACATAATTATGTTTCGTTTGTTTTGACACACTGCATGTAATTTTCTTACAGGGCAATGGAATAAGATAGACCCAGGGAAATAGAGAATACTTGAATTCAGTGATTTCCTATACTAACTTTACAATAGCTATGAACttcatttcaaagaaaattggtgAGGGGtacagttttcagttttcaaaacaacCCTGAACTACTTCGATTAAACAGTGACAGTAAAATGACTTTATTTATTCCCAGTAAGTCCGATGGTAGACTACTAGTTTCCATGCCTTAAAAATACCCGACTTAAAGAAATCAAAGCTTACATGAATTAATTATGTTAGGACAGCTATCAGTCTTGGATTTAAGAACACGAATTTATTTCTGCGGAGGAGGCACTTCTTCGATCATTATACGGGTGACGGAGTTCCACCCGGTGTGAGCATCGGCAGCTTTCTTTCCAACGCAATTTCCAACATTCATCGCCACTCGCACATTTCCCTTGCTGATTCCCTCACAGTATCCTGTGATTTGACTTGTTTTGTGTATGTTGCTGTCTGTCTTGCCGTGGTTATCGTGAATGTGCATAAGACCGTCGATTGCCAGAGGTTGACATTCCTTGTTATTGAAGGTGAAAAACCAGCGTGTGCAGCAGTTCAGACAACCGGCAATTCTGAAGTCGCCATTAAACTCGACTTTCAAAGCGGAGTTTTCTGAAATCTTGTTGAAAGTGCACTCCTGAAAAAGAAAACTCCTTTACGAATAAGTATAACACGTGACACATGTTCATGCCATATTTATCGAAAGGTTTACGGGAATGAAAGCTGACGTTGTTTATAGCAAGTTTGGGAACGGAAAAGATAAATGGCCAATTTTATTAATTCAGTTTGAAAATGAACAATACATTGCTGCCCCAACCGGATGGACAATCTGATCAAGATTTTGGTAAATTTTACAGTCTTCGACTTCGTTCCACTATCACCTCCTCCTTCTTTAATAATGCAAGACTGgtacaaaatatttcttaaaataaaCGACAAAGCATTTGTTCAACCTTGCTCTAATTACGACAGACGAACACAGCATTCCGGCGCTGACTCGAATACCTATGCTTTTAACCCTGTTTCAAATTACCATGTTTCTTTCTTACCTTTATCATTCCATTATCTTTGCTTTCATCAAGGTTTTTCCATGCGCATTGTTTCCAATTTTTCGGCATGGCCTGGAGACTGGGATCACCTTTGGGTCCTTGAGTACCCTGCTCCCCCTTAGGTCCCATAGGTCCCTTATCTCCGGGTGGACCTGCTGGGCCTTTTTCTCCCTTGTCCCCATCTCGTCCACTGTAACCAGGGACACCAGGAACCCCTGGAACCCCTGGAACACCAGGTACACAACCCGCTGTGCAAGCATTTGCCGATTTCGCACCGGGATCCACCTGATGTGTGTTGAAAAAGGAAAGACACAAGTCAGATTTACCCCGCAACCCTTGCAGTTCTTGGCAGATCTTTAGTCGTTAAAGTGAAATCGTGTTTCAGAATTGCATCTGTAAATGATAACTTAAGCATCTGCAAAAATTGAAGAAACAGCGCCGAACCTTTCAATGCAGAAGCAGCATAGCGCGCAAACGGTTTCTGAAAACTATGTGCTTTGGCCGAATCTTTTGCTGTTTCGATGCGCGAGCCAGTCGTCGCTATTATTTGTTCGGGGGTTCAACGTGACGAAAACGGCAACAGGATCGTTACAAAACGACAGGTTTGGTGGAAAGAAACACCTACTTTATATTTTTCAGCTGCATAAAAGACAGCGCAAAAGGAACAAAGTTCGAGTTCTGTGGCGAAAGTAATCAAACGTCAGCAATCTTTCTAGATTTTGGTTCCAATTCACTTACATAGCCACACTCCTTTTTCTTAAAGCAAACGAAATGGAACATTCACGATTCTTCGCCCATGCAGTGCGTTGCTCAAATCTGCGGTTGTATTTTAGTCCACATATTTGTACGTTAAAATTAAAggaccaaaacaaaagactcGTCATTGAGACGAGAAGGATTTTTGACACTTTCCTCCGACACATTTCAAGTTTGGAGCGaatagaaactgaaaacaaagaaacaaaggaaaacaataaaGGATTAAAACTGCTCGTGGGCGTTTCTGAAATGCATGCTATGGATTGTATGAAAATATTCTTCTCTGAAAACGCGCGAAGTTAAACTTAGTTTAAGCCTCTAAGAGATAAATCTAGATTTTCACAATGCTTTCGTCCAAGATCGGATAACTCTGTGGCTGGTAAGATGAGAGAAATTTCTTGGTTGATAAATTTGTTACTCACCGATACAGCTGCGCAAAACGCTAAGTGTGAGGTTGAAAGCATAACGAGCAAAATCAAGAAATTCATTGTCTTTGAATACTTGCAAGGAGCTGATGGTGCCATGATCTGATGAATGAAAGGAAACATTTCAAAGAGTTGGTGCAGCTCGTGTATTTTGATACAGGGTTGTGGATCTGGCATGGAGATTCTGGGCTTTACCAAACTACCCACTTTGTATTCATTGTATACCTGCCAGCATTCCACTTTCACTAAAGCCGGTTCTCTTCACAGGTCAACTTCCCAGATATGTGTGAGGTTTCCTTTCCCGCTCAACAGAGATGAGTTTCATATGAGTTTCGTTGCTATTTAATGGATAATTACTGAGGTACATAGCATTATGAGAAATGATTGCAGCCGCTGCCTTCAATTATTTCTCATAATGCCATCTGCCAGTGCCGGAGTAATTATGCAAGCTGCGCATGCAAGCTGCGCATGGAATCCACACACAAGTAAACAAGTATACAGTATAGAA
The Montipora capricornis isolate CH-2021 chromosome 10, ASM3666992v2, whole genome shotgun sequence genome window above contains:
- the LOC138022000 gene encoding collagen triple helix repeat-containing protein 1-like — protein: MAPSAPCKYSKTMNFLILLVMLSTSHLAFCAAVSVDPGAKSANACTAGCVPGVPGVPGVPGVPGYSGRDGDKGEKGPAGPPGDKGPMGPKGEQGTQGPKGDPSLQAMPKNWKQCAWKNLDESKDNGMIKECTFNKISENSALKVEFNGDFRIAGCLNCCTRWFFTFNNKECQPLAIDGLMHIHDNHGKTDSNIHKTSQITGYCEGISKGNVRVAMNVGNCVGKKAADAHTGWNSVTRIMIEEVPPPQK